In Silurus meridionalis isolate SWU-2019-XX chromosome 7, ASM1480568v1, whole genome shotgun sequence, the genomic stretch TTAATGAGGAGGCGACAACGCTCTGCATTCCGGCTTCACTCTTCGCTATGCTGATGTGATAGCCTGATTTGTTTGCGCCAGGAGAAGTCCCCATGAACTTTCCAGGTGGCCAGGAGCTGCAATGATGTATTTGCTGCAACTGAAAATCTGTATTCTCTCCGGCCTGTTTTTGAGCGTCTTCATTGGGTTCTACATGATGAGCGAGAAAACGAATAAACACGACCCCATCAGGTATGAAAGTGCTTCATTAGACTTTCATGAACTAGTTAATGAGCGACATAAGTGCAACTATGTGTAGTTCACACAGTACTGTTTCTTTTGCCTTAACACACTTAGCTGACCATTTGTCCATGAATAAATGCAATTTCTGGTTACTAATAAACTGggacaagtttaaaaaaaatttacatttcagtGTAGTTTGAGCCTAAAGTAGGTTAATGCATTACCAGAGGTGCTTCATTTCCAGCCATGAAACTGAGGAATGAGTTCtgtttgtatgaatgagagatACCCATGTGATGTGCGTAGTCTAGCTTATGGCCACATGAGTGTGCCCCCCCACCTAAATAACTTGCTTCCTTCTTTGTAAAATGCCAAATCATGTGCTTGTGTTAACAAAGTGAAAGTCAACCCTCTTTTGCATGGAATTCAGTGGACCTTTCGCACAAACTGATGCTTCCCATAGTGCGCCCTATTTTTTGATCACCCTCTCAAATATCCTCTCATGAGAATACTCGAGATAGTCAAGGTTTCAACTCAACTGCTATTTATGCTGCACAGAGGGTAATTTTGCCTTGCCTGAGTCAAAAGCTCAAGTGCACATGGTTGGTAGAAATGGTGCATAATCATTATAGTGGCATTTAATCTGATGTGTGAAAGCTGTCTAAAGGTCTGTTTGGGGGggggtttatttttgtttctttaaactGGAACCCTAGTAAAGTAGATTTGCACTCTGCTGTCACCACATTTGAATGCTAAGTGaccttttaataatataaaagagaAGTGAGCTCTGTTGGTGTGTGCAGTTTACAAACAGGGTTTGGGTGAAGCAAGTCCTCAATACTTTAATTGAAGGACTAACGATATTGCTTCAAACATTTGGTATTATTGTAGGCTCTTTACTGGTTCcatggtttgtttgtttttttcctggcaCTGCAATTTTAGCTGTTAGTTACTGCTTATATCTTAATAGGGTTGCTTATGAAACTACATAACGATGTGTGAACTCCCAATTATTTGTCGTTATaccttagcaaaaaaaaaaaaaaaaattgttaatacaACTAAACTATTAAAAACCAAATGAATCATCTTTGATTATCTTGAATTTGATTTGTCTAAAATTAATCAATGCAAAATGTGATTAGTGCCAACTTCTTTACAAGGTTTTATGTATTTGAGGAAGGAGGAATTGTGGATAGAAAGcggaaaacaaaacacacagagagagagcgagagcgagaatGGAAATGTTTCTCATCATATCAGTACTTTAAAGtgaatttctttcatttctgacACTGGAATATTTCCTGTTTGTGCTTGCCATTCGGTAAGGTTTAACATGTTTGTATTGCCCCTTTTCTAATAAAAGTATAactcaaattaatatttatcaaATAACATTTCATTACAATGCTTGTGTTTTGAATGCAATGAATCAAGATTGATTCCATTATTCAGAATTTTTTGTGCTTTAGATATTGGATTGAGTTCATATTGTGGCCTAGTTTGTTTACTTGTCCCTTTTGacaatttctttattaattttccATGCTATAATTTGGTGAGTTGGGGgatttcacaaataataatgaataattatccTTGATTATAGTTTTACCATCAACAGTAGGCTCCATTGAGTTTTTACTTAACTTAGTCGAATAAAAAATGGCCTTGAGGATTATAATAAGTACATCAGGTGAAAACCAGTTCAGCATGTTCGGTATTATCCATCCTGCAATGCCACTGCATTCTGTTTACTTTATTCCGCTATGCATTGTGTAGCCTAATGGACTTTAATGTTGTATGCTGTATAAGTTAGAGGTCAAAAGAGCATAGATGGTTAGAGCACATTCTCCAGGTTTCATAGCAAGAGGGATCCCCTACAACTATACATAAGATAAGAGACGAGAGGATTCTTTGTGGTTGATAAAGAAAGCAATTGCTAAATTGTGACACCACTGTAACGTGTACAcctaaatttaatattttctatattcatttttttaatatagtaaAATGTATGTAGACAGTATCTTGCAATATTGTAGATCGGTCAGTGTAATTGTCCATGCTTAAAAGTTGGTCACTGAGAATGTGGCCGGGTGTCTTTTCACCCTGAGCTTTAGAGCTGAGGGCTCCTTTGTTTTCAGGGGCAGCTTCTGGGTTTGTTAAAGGAGAGGGGGCTTGGATGTGACCGAGGTCCAGACAGTCTGGCGACAGTTCTGCAGAACAAGCTGTTCCACAATCTTGTTATAAAGGTGCAGTTTCCCAGTGGTTGACTTCACCACCCCTTCAGGTCTCTGTCGgctgcagtgtagtgtagcagGTCAGGGTGCTTTACTTCATGCTTGGTTAACCAGAAGTGCTTTTCACACACTACCTGGTCAGTTCTGTTGCCTTATTTTGTAGTCTGTCACACTGCTGTCTTGGTTTAGGCAGGTGACCTATAAGCAGGGTGTGTTCCTATTAAACTCTATCAAAGACAACTGATAAAGAACTGCACACACAGCATGTTTTTGGCTTTCATTTTAACCGGTAAGGCAGTTGTTGCAgatgctaggatttgaacttctCAAACTACCAAGCAGTTGTCCAAATGAGTCCAAATGTTATGAATACAAATTGTTTATCAATGAgtcaaataacttttttttttttttttttttttgggtgcaTTCACAATGAACAGTAAATCTTATCCATTTACACACAGGCCACATTGGCAAAATGTTTGGAAATCTTGCTATAATGATTCTGCATGACTGGTCTTGATGTCCTGTTGAGAAAAAAGTATCCcatttataaaatgtgttaCTTATTTTGGCAGCCAGGTGACTAAAAGCGGGCTTCACACAACTAAATCTCCAGAGGAAACCGTAAAACCAACCAAACCCTTAACCGAAACAGCCAAACCCACAGAACCAGACTTTTTTGGAGACAAATACACCTCTGATGATAATCTACTACaagatgtaaatatatatttttttaaataattgtatttgtacAGTAATTTTAACCTTGACCTCAAAGCAAAActgttggtgtttgatgtaCAAACAAGTTCTgtgtttaaatacatattttatagaTCAAATGTAGAAACTCATCTTGGTTCTACCTATTTTGCTCACAAATAATCCTGAAATAATTCTAaattacaaacatttattttttaacaaatactATTATGTtcgaaatattaaataaatgttgattGTTTTAAACTTCTGTACATATTTTCAAATGGGGCTAAACATCagcattgaatttttttttttttttttttttttttttgcatttcagaGCTGCCCAACAAGTATTCGGAAAAAGGTGTTGCGGAGTGACTTTGGTGAGAGGTTCTTGCCCAATATTCCTGTTCTGCAATGGGCAAAGCATTTCTCAAAGCCAGAATATAAGCGGTTATCCCGCTATTATGGTGCACATGGATGGGGTAGTGTTGATATCACAGGTGGGTCTATCTGattctattaaaatattgtGGTGATGTAAGGGTGTGAACCTCTTATTAAATTCATTCTCACATAAGGGTGAGAAGCAGGGTATTGGGATGTTGCAGTCTAACGATTATTCTAGGTCttcatatttaaaacatattacaCAAATCGCCATGGTTTAAATATTTAGGCTAAACTGATTTACTGTCTGGGCTACATAATAACCTCTCCTAAATTTGTAAAGGTTACTTTTGTAATGGGTTTATAAACCTtgtgctgattttatttatttattcattttttggtCTAGAATTGCCAATATACAGCACTGACCTGACCTGTCAAATTGTAGTTATGGTGTTTCTCCAAACACACGTTAATCagggatgtgtatgtgtgacttTTTTCATGTTGAAAAGGGTTATTGCAGAATTGCAGTGCTTGAAGTATAAACCAGTTTGTTGTAGGCTGTGTTGATGAATTTGATCAATCCTGTAACTGTATGTGTCAGTCCACATTGTTGAACATAATTCATCCGGAAAGTCCTCCCCAGAATGGATGAAAAAGAAACTTCCTCCTGGTTCCTATTACAAAATGGGTTAAACTGGAAAAACTGCtcggattattattatttttttttgcaaatattcaGCACTGTACTTCTACAGTCTGTTATTGCAGAGATGATTTACAAGCCATGATTCTCACGAGCACATTGATAAACCATCAGAAATCTTTATTGaagttggtaaaaaaaaaaaaaaacgtgctaTTGTCAGAATCCGTCACTGAAAAGGGCTACAGGATATGGAGAAAATGGCTTTACTCTTTTACACAATACATTCATTCCATTTATCTTACAGATTGAGTGAAAATGTCAGGCAATGATACCGAGATAACCTATTTAGTATTAATCGGagtattttaattagtttactTTGTCTGGATTGCATAGTGGCCATGGAAGCGAGACATTCGTTGACTTACTAGATTCCCTTCTTTATAATGAtagctgatttattttatttatttttgttacttGCCTTTAAAGGGAATGGAAAGTGCTTCTGTACAGCTGGAAGTGTAATTTTGATTTTAGTGTGATATCACTTATTTTCAATATTCAATAGTGGCTGATCATGAAGAAGCCCTTCCTGGGTGTGCATGTTCTTTTCACTAAATTAGGATTGTCTGTAGGCTGCTCTCGCCTATTCAGCGCCTTCTGTGTGCTGAGTTTTAAGGTGACTTATCAGTTTACATGTATAATGGAAACATGCTGTACTTTATCGTAATGATATTCACTCAGTTATGTTTGCATATGTGTCATCCATTCATTAGTGTGACAATGTCTAGGCAGCAGGTTATGGCAGATGATATGGATGTCTATAATATGAAACCGCTGTCTATTCCAGTGAGCTATTAACAATTACAGGCTATTTAATAGCACATCCAATGTGTTTGCAGTTCTTCAGGATTCACTGGCCATCTTGAACGTTTCCGCAAATCGGATAATGTTTGACGACTGGGAAGAAAGGCAGAACGGATCGCAGTGTATCCGCTGCGCTGTTGTTGGAAACGGGGGAATTCTGAAAGGGTCAAAAAGAGGCCAGGAGATTGACCAGAACGACTACGTGTTCAGGTTGGAAAACGTGTTAAGCGATTTTCTAAAAATGGGGGGGGGAAAAAGAGTATACTGTTTGTGAGCCAACTGagtgtgaaaatgaaaatggtATGAGCGGGTGATTCAGATTGTTCCTGTGAGTAAGAGCTTGGCCAAACGAGAGCTAGCATAAATGCTTGACATTTCTATGAACCTTGTATCACAATATATAGATTTGGTAACAGTAGAATTGTGTGTACACTCGTGTATATAAATACGCCTCAGAAACCTCAGGttgatatttgtttgttttacacacacaatctttaCATGCCATCTAGGAATTGTGGTTAGGCCTGAGATACAAGAGTCTGGCAGGAAGAATAAATAGTTAGTAATTtaaatagggggaaaaaaagcattgatagtaaaaaaaaaaaaactgttctctCTTGTTCTTACTTCTTATTTTTATAGGACAAATGGTGCAATTATTGAAGGCTTTGAGGAGGATGTTGGTGTGCGTACCTCTTTCTATACCTTCTCCACGAACACCTTACGTAACTCTTTGAGAAATTATGCAGGTTTAGGATTTAATGGCCCCCCCAAGAGCAAGGTAATGAACAAatctggttttttttgtttttttttatttaaatctctcTCGCTCACTTTGGAGAGAtagtgtatgcatgtgtatgttctgtaaataaatatataattttactatAGCCTGTCCGGAAAAGCAAAAccataagtaaataaaaaactgaaatgacTTGGTAATAAGCAAACAGCAGCATCATGAGACATTTTTATTTGGCCCTCTTTAAGTTAAAGGCAGCCATGTGATGGGTTTATGATGTTCTGGAGTTTACACATTATCTTTAATAGCGAGAAGAAGCACAGTATCTGTTAAATTGTGTGAATTGCACCTTTAGTCCGGAGAAAAGTATAGACATGAAGTATGTGTTCACAAGACTGCTGTGCCCTCATGCAGTACAGTTTCTCTGTTAGAATTTCTCTTCACTGTTTCATGCTCACAAAattcatcaccatcttcattcATCCCACTGTGTGAACCCAGGCCAGCTATCATTACACCCTATTAATGAGACTGTTTAACCACAAAGATGTTTTTGTCTCATGTTACCTCATGTAGGAAGATGCTGAAGATTTGttgaatctgtttatttatttttttcctcagcagTTTGCAGTGTTTCACATTTCATTAATCAAATCCAAATCACTGTCATCCAGTGCCATCTGTTCATTCTTTCAGTTATAGGAAGCTACATAATAAAACTAATTAGCATGCAAATCCCAGTGGAGAGGATGATTATGCAGTCGTAATCCTTACCCGCCTCCTGTATGTTTCTTGTATAGAAACTCGTTTATACCCATGACAAACTCAGAATTGGCTTACATTTTGACTAAGATTTATTTTTGAGTCCTCAACTTACAACTGTAAACTGAAAAGACAGATTTGTACCTGACATTTTGTTCTCGACTTTAGTAATGTCCTTTAGTCCTTGGATGTACCAGACTGAAGAGATTTTCATTTCATGTTTGGGCTTATTAGTATTGTTAACACAGTTAATTTTATGTTGCATTATTAACATGCGTTCATATAGTCAAACATTCTGTCATTAaacttttatccttttttttttttatatatatatatatatatatgtgtatatgttgcCTTTTTCTATTTATCTTCCTTCCAGGAGACCAAGTACATTTTCCTTCCTGATCATGACCGGGACTACATTCTTATGAGGGCTGCAGCCATGCACACAAAAATCGAGACAGGATCTGAGAGGGGTGTTGAGTAAATACTGCAGTTATCTTATTTCCCACATGATCATTTTACAAACCAAATGTCATGCTTGCCAAATGTGATATTTTCCTTACTTACCTAAATGTACCTTTTTATAGGCCAAAGCAGTATTTTGGAGATGACCTGAGTGTGGAGAAATTTAAAATGTACCACCCAGATTTTATCCGTTACCTTAGAAACAGGTAAGTGTGGGTGCTTGTTTACTTTAGGGATGCACCTGGTGCAAGAAGCCTCAATGTTTAGaggatttgtgtatataaaaacactgtatagcggttattacttttgttttgtttttttcccccccaagtACTTCAATTGAATCATGTCTTTGTTCTAGGGAGGGAAACTGGAGTTTTGTAAATTGTAACTGTGTGCAAAATTGTGCCCTGTGATGGGTTTTTCCGGTGGTCCTACTTCTTGTTCATGGAGTTCTGTTAAATAGGTTCCAGGTTTTGCTGCAACCCTGTAATGATGAacagtatttgaaaaaaaaatggatgtatTGTTGAGCTGCTTGTATGAAGAGTATTAACGcatctatatatatttgttcTGGTTCAGTCTTTACACAATTTTAGTGTAGAAAATTCAGAAGCcatataatgttaaaaaaaaaaaaaaaaagaaaaaagatattaCATCCTCAGTTATTGATTGACACAGGCCAAAGTAGATAAGTGGGTATCTTGTGTTTCAGTTAAAGCTGTATTTACACATGTAATCCATTTGGTATTTCAAGGTTCTTCGTTTGTCCACTGTCATCTGAGGTGTGATATTTTGGTTTAGAGTATTTTATTAATGCGCTAGGCCAGTGGCAGTGGAGAAACGGAAATGTTCATCTCTATTTGTAAGCTCAAATCTTGTTTCTCTCCTGTAGGTTTCTGCATTCAAATACACTCAAAACCAAATATAAAGAAATCTATAGACCGTCCACAGGCGCAGTAATGCTGCTGGCTGCTCTTCATACGTGTGATGAGGTAAGAGCTCTTTGTTGTTTTGCCTTATGTTTAGGAAAATCAATAGTAGTGCATTCTGActaaaattctgttttatttcttagaAATGTTTGGGTTTGTGTTAATGCATTTTGTTTGTAATATTATTAGAGAGAGAATGCAATAGGCATCGTATTGCACATGCTTAAAGGATATTTGTACAGTCTTGTGTaatcatattaaaatgtttttgaccATGGCTATTTTGCCCATTGTCACACTTTATTGACTGACTAAACAacaactaaaactaaaaactggCCTTGCCCTTTTGTTGATCTGATATTAAAAGGTAAACGCCTATGGATTTATGACTGCTGACTATGGGAAATATTCAGACCATTACTACGACAAAAGTTTCCATCCAGTGCATTTCTATGCCAACCACGACCTGCACATGGAGATGGTTCTTTGGCAGCAGCTGCAGACGGCAGGACTTATAAAGATCTACATGCATACGTGAATGCTGTGAGCTCGCTTGGATCCAAATGTTAAAACAGCAAGGCTGATGCCTTGAAGGAAACAAGGTCTTTTTGGTGTAGGCAAAACCCCTGTAAAGTTTACAGCCTCTGGATTTGGCCTTCCCTAGATAAAGTGTGTGATAATGAAGAAGACGAAGTCATTGCTTTATTGCCTCGTAAACCATTTTTCAGGAACTCGAACAGTGTTGATTGTGCAGAGGCAATAACCATTAACCTGTTCTGACAATGCAGTGTCAATATAAGATGCCTTGCTGCGAAGTATATAGAGTGTTGGCATAGTTGAATGAGTTGAGGTACATGTTCAATGATTGCATATATAGTGGCGAAGGTTCTAAGATCAAATGCATCCGATGAAAACCAAAGACCAACCACTTATGTaggaaaagtttttaaaatcttgGTGTGCCAaatgatgtgtaaaaaaaaaaactgtgtactATGAAGAAAACTCTTGCTAACTTTAAAACgcataaaaaaatacttaatgATGCTGAAGTAAATTCGGTAGATTCTCTCAAGTACATACTCactgtttaatttattatggacacctgtatgtttgtgcagttaactatatgggcaaaagtggCAAAACACAATGGAAAAAGTGTGTGGAGTCAGGTCAATAGCTTTAATTCAAACATCAGCATCACACATCAGCATGGATCAAAAAGTGTGATCACGATGACTAACAGTGGGGAGGTTGTTGGTGTCAGAGGGGGTCaatttgagtatttcagaatcTGGTGATCTGGGAATTTCATATAAAATTCACACCAGTGTTTGTGGGGAATCAAGCAAAACAGTTTGGAGTGTCTGTAGGCTAAAACATATTGAGAGAGAAGTCTGTAGTAGCTCATAAGCACTGcttacaactgtggtgagcagaaaaccatctctgcatgcacaaaacatcaGAGCTTGAGGTGGGTGAGCTACGACAACAGATCACACAAGGTTCCATTACCGTCGGcaaagaacaggaatctgaggcgaTCATTGgcaagtctaaaaaaaaaaaaaaaaccttacagGTTTGCCCAAAGCAGAAAATGTAAGTGGTATCAGTTTCCAGAACATGAATCTGAGGCGAACTGTATATTTTCTTGATTTTTCATTAACATGTTTCTGCTCAAAGTATTCTGTTTTTCATACCATTCCATGGAGATTGTTGTCAAAGAAATTCCCAGGAGATCGGTTGTTTCTCAAATGCTCAACCCAGCCCTTCTGGTATAATATATAGATGCCACAAAGATCAAATTTTGTTTGTTCTGATATCGATACTTGAATATTAACTGAAGCTTTTGGcctgcatattttattttacattgcaCTACTGTCACATGACTGAATAGAAAACTGCAGAGATGTTcaaggtgttcctattaaaacAGATGTATTCCAGTTCGTTTATTGAATAGCAaattaatgtttgtttaaaaaaaaaaaaaaaactgaagtggtatttttttataaatgaatttgtgaatTTAAATAGCTAATTTGTCCATGGGGAAAAGACTCGTGTTATATGTGAGTCCCTCAATATAAAGCTCAGTAAATATCCTAGTAATCAACCATGTtggagattttcttttttttttttttttttaaaagaaatgtcgTCTGTATTTCTGAATCCTAATGCATTCTGgaaagatatttaaatttgaCTGCTGACTGTAAACTTCctcaaaaaagtaaaatatatttttttagaggCCAAATTCATCCATATtgagattaataaaa encodes the following:
- the LOC124389081 gene encoding alpha-N-acetylgalactosaminide alpha-2,6-sialyltransferase 2-like, which codes for MMYLLQLKICILSGLFLSVFIGFYMMSEKTNKHDPISQVTKSGLHTTKSPEETVKPTKPLTETAKPTEPDFFGDKYTSDDNLLQDSCPTSIRKKVLRSDFGERFLPNIPVLQWAKHFSKPEYKRLSRYYGAHGWGSVDITVLQDSLAILNVSANRIMFDDWEERQNGSQCIRCAVVGNGGILKGSKRGQEIDQNDYVFRTNGAIIEGFEEDVGVRTSFYTFSTNTLRNSLRNYAGLGFNGPPKSKETKYIFLPDHDRDYILMRAAAMHTKIETGSERGVEPKQYFGDDLSVEKFKMYHPDFIRYLRNRFLHSNTLKTKYKEIYRPSTGAVMLLAALHTCDEVNAYGFMTADYGKYSDHYYDKSFHPVHFYANHDLHMEMVLWQQLQTAGLIKIYMHT